In the Nothobranchius furzeri strain GRZ-AD chromosome 1, NfurGRZ-RIMD1, whole genome shotgun sequence genome, GTTTACAGCTTTTGATAAaactgagccagtctgttaactttatttttactGTTACAGTTTACGATCTCAAAGATCACTCCAGTGAAACAGTTGAAATCATCAGATTTTAGACCAAATCAAACTGCCCAGTCTGGTGTTGGCTAGCGTGTTACCAGTCACCAGCAGTTAGTCAAACTAACTAACCTCAGGTTTTCCTCTGTTGCTCCTAGTGTGCTGGAACGCTTGATGTACCTAATCTTTTTACATGTAaaccaggagtggggaaccctggtcctcgagggccggtgtcttgcatgtctttgctccaacacttctgattcagtggtttattcacctgttctgcagctcattaacctctgcagaagcctgttaatcacctgctgattgaaatcaggtgtgatgatgcagggttgaaactaaaatatgctggatagcggccctcgatggaccagggttccccacccctgatgtAAACACTTGTAGCATGCTGGATAAAGAGCCCATGAACTTATCTTTCTACCTCAGCCTTTCGAAGTTGTCAACCCTTAAAGATTTTCAAATACGAGTGTCCTACGCTACTCTACTGGTTACGTTTGCTGGCTGACCAAGACCAGTAAAACTTATCTAAGGGTTCTGTTCTTGCATTGAGAGTACCCGTGCTGAAAATACACTTTAGAGACGATGATTGAGTTAAAAgtgctaaactcctcctgctccaTCCCTGTTTTGGTCTACACCCTTCATTTTCCATAAGCTATTGATCTGGATATTCCGGTTTTTCCGTGTCTTTGTACTCCTGCTAACTCCGTTTAAAACTGTTGTAGAACAACGTCTGTACCAGCTTGGTGATATTAAGATGTTCATTTTCCAGACAGTGTTAACACTGAAATAGTTTCTAGTTCTGTTTCCATATGCAATGTTACTGACTAAAGAACAACCTGGTGAGGGACATTTATCTATATGTGATTGTTGTAATTTGTATTGGAAAGGTAAGGGAAAGGCTTGGCATCTCAAAGATGAACTAACGTAGCATCATTAAAGGCATGCAAATGGTTTGTGAAGAGGACTGGAACTAGAAGGAAAACCCTTCCATGTCAATGCAATACACCCAGAGGTCGGGCATTTATTATAATAGTCAATGCAATCGACAATGACTAAAGGTTTAGGTTTTGAAATCGTTGAATATCCTACTCGGCGCTGGCTTGAATCAGCGTTCAGATGGGCTTGCTTATCTCCAAAGTCATTCTCGGGCTGGAACGTGTACGGTTAGGTCTGATATTCTTTCTGCTCGTCTGAATTGTGTTCCAGGTAAGAAAAGTCCGATAGATTAGCAGAGGCTACATCTGACTCTGATGAAACGCCACCTGCCGTaatataaatacacaaaaacCAGTGTTGTGGATTGTTTACTATAGTTTCTTCACTAAGGAGATTCCCTCTGGTGATGCAAGTGGCGAGGTAGTGTTAAGACCAGGAAcagtattttatttgttttgctgtgctatttaaaacatatttaatgcaaaattctACCATGGAAATCCAAACATACTTTCTTAAATGTTTTACTCATGCTCACAGGAAATATACCTCTGGCCAGTAGCTTTAAAACTGCACGTTTAGGTGTAGTTCTTTGACATGTTGTGGTAAAAATATCTTTGATTGGGGTAATTAGTTGGTGGTATCGTTGTTTTCTGTCCTTtcatgtttgttttcttttcctcTAGCTGTCAGGTGTGTTTATTGATGTGTACTTACAAATGCTTTCAGCACaaacaggagttacagacatgtgtTTGTGACTTTCTCTTCTTTCAAACTTTCCACCTgcctgtaactcttctgttttaaAAGCTCACGTGGAATCGTTGAGGGTGTAAACGAGTTGAGATTTGGACATTACACTGGGCTCATAGGCTGGTGTTGGTCCTAGCACATTATTGGAAGCTAGTAATTTAGTAAAAGATCAATACTGTGGCACATTTTGTTCTGCAAAATAAAGAGGAATTAAATCTGAATTGCATTTGTTGTACTTTTTAAAATCATGACCAAATCATCAAGACCAAAGCAACTGGTAAAGCCTGCAAATATATCATGAAGCACGCAAAACATTTGAATGGATCAGAGCGTAATCCGTAAACGTACATGTATAATTCAGCGTTCTTCACAGCAGATTCTGAATTGAAAGCACAGATGTGACAGCTGCATGTTCATCTGTAAAATTCCTAAGGGGCAAAAATGTCTGCCCTGAAATAAaatatgatttcttaaattaTCAGCTCATGTAGTTTTTATCAAACATTTAATTCCTTGCTGCATATATGCTGGCTTCATGACCTGTGGTTCAACACCTTGATGTCCATAAACAACAGTCAAAAAAGCAGTAAAATTTACTGTTAGAATGTTGAGATAAAACCAACACCAGACAAAATAATCTAAACATTTTCTTAACCAGTGATGAAGATGAGAGCAAGGCAAATAAAAGATGTATAGGGAGTCtatgtcacacccatctactgcaGTTCATTTGTCCTACTGCCCAAAAAAAACGAATAGGAGTCTGAGTCACTAAAAATGCCATGGATTCAACATATGATATCCGAGAGTTTTAAAGATATGCTTTGATGCCAATAAAGCGCATATTTTCATCAggcggcaaaagttattttaggcgtTGTATGAAAAGACGCGGAGGACTGCAACTGCTCGTCTCACTCAAAAGACGCCATAATTGTTTTAGTATGTATGTGTGGATTAAAGAAGATGAATATATGATTTGTGAGAACACGAATGTGATTTTTTAAGGGGGTGGGTAGGGTCTTTTTTGAAAGGGTCCAACTGTTTTCCATGGATGGCCAAGGCCCCCACTGGCCACCTCTTGGGAGCGCCACTGCCTACGTACTGGTGACGTCGCGGCCCGCTGGATCATTTGTAGCAAAGAGGCGGCACACCGGAAAGCTAACGGACAGCAACAAACCTCCCATGATCCGAACTTGATTCGGCGGCCCGTGTGTACCTGGCGCTCTGCTGAGGGGAGCTCAGGACCAGGATCCCGGTCTGCAAAGTGGCATCTGTGGGGGAGAGTTCTTAAACACGCGTTAATGTAAGCGGGGAGCCTTTTAGTCGGGGATCGGGCCTAGCGGACGTTAGCGGCGGAGCTACTTTTCACGAGCAAAATCAAAACAAGGTGAGTGGAGGAAACTTAATGCATGAAGGATCAGTGGACTGAGTTACATCTGCAGCTCCCAGCCTCACCTGCTTCACCCGCTGGGGATGCTGGGAGCTGTTCTACCGGAGACCTGCTGTATTATTGGTGCTATTAGCTTTGATGCTAATCTGGTCTTAAGTTCTGAAGCCAGACAGGACTTTAAAAGTGTTTATTTACGGAAAACTGCCACGCTAAAACACCAGAGAGCCTCGCGTGGTGTAATGAATGTACTCTCCACCGTGAAGCCCTGAAGGCGGCTTTGTGAGCGGCAGGAGCTGCTCTCTGAAGAAGTTAGCTGGTTGAGCTAACTGGTTAGCCTCGGAGTTTTGGGACTGCGGCTTGTTTACATCGCGCAAAACAACACGATGAAGGGCCGGCGAGTCCAGCCTGGAGCTCCGTAGACTCCGTGGTGGACTGGAGCTAGTCCGAGCAGTCTGAGCTACATGAGTAGCATCTATGCAGCGGGAGAAACTCTGAGAAAGTTTAAAAGTAGTTTCTGTGACAGCCGGATAGATCCCAGCAGCTCCTAGCCTGAGAGCAATGCTCCTGGGGGTGACGCTGGATGTGACGGACGGTAGTTATCACTCACACCCGCTCTTCTGTAGCAGGATGTAGTTCCGATGTAATGACAACGTTGTCGGGGTGAGTGAGGCATTGCTGAGGGCAGCGATGTGATTCTGATAAATAATACCGCTGTAGGGCGTACACGTGACCCTAGCCCTGGCACACACGTTAAAAGGCGTTCTGCTCACCTGTTGCTTCTGTTCTGGTAGGAATGAGTGATGACCTCTGTGGTGGTGTCAGACGGAGGAGGAAACATCGTGGAGTATGTCACTGTGGTGGAGGAGTCCCAGCAGGTACGCTGTTCACACCAACAACCCAGCTGATCTTCACTACTGACTCAGAAAAGACTGACAGACGGTCTGAACGTGAATGCAGCTAATGCTTCACGTTGCCATCTTAAGATTGTTCACACAGTCACGTGACTGTAAAGTCCCCCATGTGTTGTTTTGTAAACAACGTTCTGGTGCTGAAGATGAAAGTTATCCCAGCAACAAGCAACAGTCACTTCCTGGTTGTTTTTAGCGGTTCTGCAATCACAGTGAGATTCTGCCTGCACTAAAAAACAACAACTGGTTGTGTTTTGGGTGGGTGGGTGCGTCAGAGTATCCCCAGCCAGACCACAAGTGTCCAGCTCGGTGTCAAGAAGGTCTCATCTGAAGATGTGATCCTCTTAGCTCCAGCAGACAGTGACCTCCAGCTCTGACTGGGTGGGTGAGgtgcatcgacattaatataggtTAGGTGTTGGGGACAAAGCACGTTTAAATCTGCAGCCATAGTTcttgactgggggggggggggggttgacagGCGGCTCTGAGTGGCATAGTTGTCGTCTGAGCCTGTGATGGAGCGTCCGGCCCTGACCCGCGGCCATCACACATCTACAACGCCGAGGGGTGAGTGTAAGGATAGTGGCATTCGGGTCTCCCAGTGCAGTCTGGGATTTGTAGTTTTCCTGGTTTGTGTGCACCTGCAGCCCACTATTGCATATATGGATGGGTAATTTAGATTTATTCTTGGATGAGGGTTTGGGGACCCCTAGCGGCTGGTGGGAACATGTGCATGTTCACCGTCTACAGGAACCAAGTTTAGTTTGAatcttaaacaaaaataaaaacctgtTCTCACATTGGAGTGGGCTCCGTCTTATCCCAGTGGAGCATCAGGCCCCAGTAGCAGGCAGGATGTTTGTCTCAATGGCCAGTTAGTTATTTCCCATCTTCTGCTAAATAAATTGTGTGTTTTTGACAATGTTAAGAATCTGAGACCAGCAtacaaatgtgatttttttttggcCAGGCTGGTTTCTGGGCTGGGTGGGGTTCATTATTAGATAACTGATTAACTACCACAGTAATGGATCGATCAGACTTCTGGATCAACACTTATTTCCTCCAACCTCATGATCTTACTGCCTGTTACCTCTGGTCATAATCAGATGAGCAGGACATGTTTGTCCTAGCCAAGCTGAGAGAAGGCGTGTGATCCTCCGGCTAACGCGGGTTGCCAGACGCCTTGGTGGCATCCATTGTTGGTGTGTCCTTCAGATGGAAACAATCTGCTGCTTCTGTGTGTTTAATGGCATTTATTTCTCATGTTTACAGCAGCTctctgaggaggaggagcaggaggtcgTCCAGCAGGATGTGGAGGCTGTGATCatagaggaggtggaggaggaggaggaggaagaagaagaaggagtgaTTCTACAGGAGGAGGACTGCCCAGCGGTCATCGTGGAGGAGGTCTCCAGTGCACAGGTGGAGGAGTGCTACTCGGCTCAGGTCCTGGTGTATGATGACGGGACGTACCTGATGCAGGACGTGGCTGAGGAGCAGGAGGTGGTCACAGAGGTGGCGGAGACCGGTGAGCTCCACTTAACAGGCTGTTGCATTCTGGGTGATGATAAAACCAAGAGATCTTTTTCCTTTTTGGAAAAAGAAAACCTTGTTTTAGGCACCGCCGTTTGTTCATCAAACGTTTCTGTGGCTCAGCACAGAGGACCCGGAGGACAGGTCCGGTCTTACCGCCCATCAGTAATTGTGTCCTGATGTTTTCTCTGTTCCTCAGTGGAGATGTCGGCTCATGACATGGTGTGTTTGGACAAAACCTTTGAGGCGGCTGAAGCTCTCCTCCACATGGACTCTCCCGGCGGACTGCACAGTGAACGCGCCACAGGTACGCGTGCAGCCACCCGAACCTGCTCAGGTTTGATGTATTCAACGTCCAGTTCCagcccatcacagggacacacggaGACAGTCGCGCCTGACGGCAGCCTCTGACACTGTTGACCCTCGCCTGCCACGGGATAGGCTGAGAGCTCGGCTGGACCGGGACAAAAAAATCAGCCCGGGCGTTTTGAGCTGAGACCGGTCCACCAGCTCTCTAATCCTGGTCCTTGATATTCCATATTCATCTTGTTTTAGTCGTTTCCCTGCTCCAGtacaaaaatgtatatatatatatttttttttttgcttaatgCAGCAAAACTGCAACTGACCATGAAAAACCTCTGAAATCTAGCTGCTTGTTTTAGGTGAAGTAAAGAAAACAGTAAAGCCGAATATAAAATTAGATCACACACACAGCAGCCTTTCTGTGGTTCTGAGTGTGTCCGGTCCGGTTTGTCCACCTGAACTGGACTCAGAACCGCTGCAGTAACTGGTTTTCAGCGTGatgaatgtttaaaaaaataatccaAGAAAGTACTAGGTAGCACACCGCCAGCTCAGCCTTTTCTTGTCTGAACGTTAGCGCTGAACTCGAGGCTATTAAGCTCTACCCCACTAAAAAGTTAGCCTGTCTACAGTCACCGGTGATGACGTTCATGATGAAACTGACTGAACAGGTTGCTTTGTTTTGTAAATGttggaaataaaaataaattattattcaTTCTAACTGACAACAAATGCAATATTTTCGTTAAGAGAAATGCAAAAAGCTTAGAAAATTGAAGGATGACATTTATAAACTAGCTTCAGTTTGATGAAGAGCTTGCACCATGACAGAGATTGAGTTGGCTGATATAAACATCAGGATTATGGTTTGATAGAAACGCTGCGTTTGAAGCTGTATCGTTATTAATAATACACATTTTACATGCTTGTATTCAACGCGTTATCAAACATTTATGATCCCgtctacaacaacaacaaaaaaaaagacagaCTGGGCCAGCCCAAAACGAATAACAAATTGCTGGATCTAAATAATTTCATTAACTAGTGTTTGCCCATCCCAAAATTACCGTCGGTCACTGTGCCCAACAGCCAGTACAGCCCTGGTTGAGAGACTGGATAGGCCTATCAGAATCTGCTCTGGTATGGTTCTCttatctgagcgttccttctctgtggctatccaagtttaggtcctccaccacctccctcaaccatggtgtcccacaaggctctgtgctggggcctctactcttcctttatctgcatcgcatcctgagctcctttaaaggaatctcctaccatctttacgcagatgacatccaactgtacatctcctttaagccccatgagatgtctaagctgcagctgttacacacctgcttagactctatcaaaacctggatggctgggagctttcttcagctgaatgaagataagactgagatcctcatctgtgccccagacaagctggttcccaaagtcagagactttcttggtcagcttgcttctcacaccaaaccttccatcaggaatcttggtgtgaccgttGACCCACGCTTtttctactgtaactctcttttcacgtgtctgagcagaacctccctgaaccttctacaggtggttcagaacgcctgtgctcggcttctgaccaagtgctccaaacacacccacatcaccccgcttcacctccagcttcactggctgccagtcaacttcagggttcatttcaagatcctggttctggtctatagggccttacatggacaagcaccatcttacattggtgatcttctcagtccctacacccccagcagatccctgaggtccagtgaccaaagcctactggttgtgcagcaccaggctaaagaccaaaggtgacagatcatttgctgctgtggcccccagactctggaactctctccccctgagcctgagatcagtggactcagaagCGTTGCATAATGTCTGAAGCGTAGTATGCAGCAATTAGCCGCCATAGTGGGTGGGCGGGTTTTTGGACGTGTCCCAGAAAGCTAGGGAGGTGTTGTCTGCTAAACTTATGCTTCTAGTTTAGATTTATGCACTATGCTTTCAGAACACGCtagaccagacaggaagtcaaagatGTAAGCAGTGTAAAACACCTGGAAACGTTCAAAATGCAGATTCCCATTTGCTTAACTAGTCCGTCCTCTCCTGACGGTGTACATGCTGTGTGTCTTCTTGGTCCAGCTGAGGACGTGATGATGGAGACGGTGGTGGAAGTGTCCACTGAGTGTGTGTCCTTGGAGGAGGAGTCCTTCCCCATCCCCCCTGACTGTGAGCCTGCTGCCAAGAAGAAaagaggaggtgtgtgtgtgtgtgtgtgtgtgtgtgtgtgtgtgtgtgtgtgtgtgtgtgtgtgtgtgtgtgtgtgtgtgtgtgtgtgtgtgtgtgtgtgtgtgtgtgtgtgtgtgtgtgtgcgcgtgtgtgtgagggAGTGAAGTGGCTTTACAAGTTCTGTAAATAACTGCTGAACCAGGTTGTCCCAAATGACGAAAGCCCCAACAATGAGCTGACCTGTAGGGGGCGTGGGTTAGAcgtctgattgtgtgtgtgtgtgcgcacatgcgCAGGTGGACGTAAGCCCAGGACCCCCCAGCCTGCCTCTAATGGATCCTATGATCTGGGGATGAAGAAGAGACCAAGGGAGGGAAAGGGTCAGTACTCTGTTCTggtttcctgtctgtctgtcctcatCTCACCTGTCTGCCCACTAAAAGTGTCCCCCTGTCCTACAGGAAACACCACCTACCTGTGGGAGTTCCTGTTGGAGCTGCTGCAGGATAAAAACACCTGTCCCAGGTACATCAAGTGGATGCAGAGGGAGAAGGGCATCTTCAAGCTGGTGGACTCCAAGGCCGTGTCCAGGCTGTGGGGCAAACACAAGAACAAGCCAGACATGAACTATGAGACCATGGGCCGGGCCCTGAGGTCAGTTCAGGGTCTTACAGCATAAGTCTGAACCAAGACCTGCTAAAACACGTAAGGTGTGAAGGTTTCTTCTCTGAAAGCTGCTGTGATGTTCTCTCCTGTGGCTGCAGGTATTACTATCAGCGGGGCATCCTGGCCAAGGTGGAGGGGCAGCGCCTCGCTTATCAGTTCAAAGACATGCCCAAAAACATCCGAGTGATCGATGACGAGGAGGacggggaggaggtggaggagagggagcagctggcccaCCAGCAGGGGTCTGCCGGCCTTGGTGCTCACTCGTCCACCACCAGCCAGCCTCAGCAGACCTACGTCACGGTGATCCCCAACAGCTCTGCCACCAGGTCAGTGTTGGGAGCTGGTCCTGGGTCCAAACGCACATCATGAATTTGAACCTTGAAGATGGAGTTGACGTTTATGGTTCAGCCAAAGCAAGACTGCTGATTGGTGCTGCTGGTGGGATGAAGAGGAAGATGGTCATTAGAACATCAGTAGATGTTTGTTGATGTTGACGACGCCATGTTGGTAAACATCAGAGTGATTTCTCTTTCTGTTTTCTCCTGTAGACCCATCCGAGCCATGCCGGTGGTCATGGCCAGCTCTCTTGGCCAGGTGACGTTAAACTCCTCCCCCATCCTCACCACCACCACGGGGGTCCCAGTGACGGTGACTAACCCCTCCACCAGCGCTCCGCCCAAGCTGGTCATCCAGGCTTTGCCCACAATGTTGCCGGCCAGCTCCAAAGCCGGAGAGaagatcaccatcatcaccatcccgGCCAACCAGCTCGCCACGCTCATGCAGACTAACCCCACTGGCCAAGTCACGCAGGTCCTTCAGGCTAAAGCGGTCCAAACGTCGCTGGCCCGGGCCTCCTCCACCCCAACCATCCACCTGGCAGCAGGACGCCCAACCCCCCAGCTCATTCTAGCCAAACCTGCTGCAGTGGCCCAGACCTTGCCCCAGCTCTCGGTGCGGGTGAGCCAGCCTCTCAGCAGCCCCCCTCAGCCCCCCCAGCCTGAAGCAGAACTTGTACAGGTAAAGGCGGAGCCTCTGTCCCCCCACAGGCTGTCGTTGTCCTGAGAGCCTTGGCTGGACCAGACAGTGAAGAAGCGGGGACAAGAAATGACTGTGGACACTGCTTAGGAAGTGCAGGACACCCGCCCCCCCTCCCCACAGCAGAGATGCTTCCTGATTGGCTGAAACTATCAGCCAGACTCTGGTCCAGGAAGGCACCTGCTGTCACTGTAGAGCTTCTGAAGACCTGCAGTGGATCAaggacacacgcgcacacaccacacacacacacacacacacaccaaacacacacgcacgcgcgcgcgcgcacacacacacacacacacacacagccttacATTTGGTCCTTATTTTAATGGAAGCTCATCAAAAGCCGCACTAGACAAAGATGTAAAGAGAAATGTAAAAAGTGATTTCTGATACTCAGCAGGTGTGTATCAGTACCGATGTTTGTCCCCTAGAGTGGGCGTGGCCCCGGTCCAACAGCGGTCCCATCCCACCGGCTGACACTATGCAAAGTTCTACGGTTGGGTCTGGTCCACAGAACCACCGCGCTCTGTTAGAGGAGGCAGAAACTAACGACAGAATTCTAAAACTTATCAGATCAGCTGCTGAGGACGAGTCATGTGGGGCGTGATCCTAGCCCCGCCCGGTTTTGGACCTGAGGCCACGCCCAGTGCTGTCACTTCTCCTGTTTGTTTTTTACTGTTCCTTCGCCAGAGCTGGCACCAAGAACCAAGTGAAGCGGCTGGCGTTTGAAGTATCATTCACACGTTTCTTTCTTGTACTATCAGTATAATGTTCTAGATTTTACTGAAACATGTATCATAAaaatgtaaagtcaaacagtggtTTCATTTGCTCAACTTGAGTTGTCAGCCACAGAAACAGCATATTTGATCATTTACGTATTGATCACTGAAAGATGGCCAAGCAGTCAAGAGACCACCTCCGATCATCAAACTGATCTAAGTGAGTAAAAATCAGCCGAAGACAGCTCACAGGTTAGAAAGGAAGATGGAGGAATCTAAAATACTGAGTCTTAAAGAGCTGAAAGGTGGCGACCTATCTCCATGTCATCAAACCACTTCTGATCTTACAGCAGGGCTCCTCCACTCTTGTTTAAGGGCCGgaggctcttctaaaataaagttcaagtattgtaTCTTAGTTTATATTTaaatggctttgttttccatctaaactgttttaattGTAGTTTTAATAATACAATAATTTAATTTACTACTGTTTGCCCATCCCAAAATTACCGTC is a window encoding:
- the elf2a gene encoding ETS-related transcription factor Elf-2a isoform X1, translating into MTSVVVSDGGGNIVEYVTVVEESQQQLSEEEEQEVVQQDVEAVIIEEVEEEEEEEEEGVILQEEDCPAVIVEEVSSAQVEECYSAQVLVYDDGTYLMQDVAEEQEVVTEVAETVEMSAHDMVCLDKTFEAAEALLHMDSPGGLHSERATAEDVMMETVVEVSTECVSLEEESFPIPPDCEPAAKKKRGGGRKPRTPQPASNGSYDLGMKKRPREGKGNTTYLWEFLLELLQDKNTCPRYIKWMQREKGIFKLVDSKAVSRLWGKHKNKPDMNYETMGRALRYYYQRGILAKVEGQRLAYQFKDMPKNIRVIDDEEDGEEVEEREQLAHQQGSAGLGAHSSTTSQPQQTYVTVIPNSSATRPIRAMPVVMASSLGQVTLNSSPILTTTTGVPVTVTNPSTSAPPKLVIQALPTMLPASSKAGEKITIITIPANQLATLMQTNPTGQVTQVLQAKAVQTSLARASSTPTIHLAAGRPTPQLILAKPAAVAQTLPQLSVRVSQPLSSPPQPPQPEAELVQVKAEPLSPHRLSLS
- the elf2a gene encoding ETS-related transcription factor Elf-2a isoform X2; amino-acid sequence: MTSVVVSDGGGNIVEYVTVVEESQQLSEEEEQEVVQQDVEAVIIEEVEEEEEEEEEGVILQEEDCPAVIVEEVSSAQVEECYSAQVLVYDDGTYLMQDVAEEQEVVTEVAETVEMSAHDMVCLDKTFEAAEALLHMDSPGGLHSERATAEDVMMETVVEVSTECVSLEEESFPIPPDCEPAAKKKRGGGRKPRTPQPASNGSYDLGMKKRPREGKGNTTYLWEFLLELLQDKNTCPRYIKWMQREKGIFKLVDSKAVSRLWGKHKNKPDMNYETMGRALRYYYQRGILAKVEGQRLAYQFKDMPKNIRVIDDEEDGEEVEEREQLAHQQGSAGLGAHSSTTSQPQQTYVTVIPNSSATRPIRAMPVVMASSLGQVTLNSSPILTTTTGVPVTVTNPSTSAPPKLVIQALPTMLPASSKAGEKITIITIPANQLATLMQTNPTGQVTQVLQAKAVQTSLARASSTPTIHLAAGRPTPQLILAKPAAVAQTLPQLSVRVSQPLSSPPQPPQPEAELVQVKAEPLSPHRLSLS